In Calorimonas adulescens, the sequence CTTATCAACTGATCTATGGTCTGCCTTCCCGCCTGGTACAGGGTACCAACAAAGCCGCCCATGGTTCTGCCGAACTTCTCAATTATATTTCCCTGGGGTACTTGATTTGCCGGCCTGGCCTGTGATGTGGCTGCCTCGAAAACAGACTTTTCTGATTTTCCCTCTCCAGCTACCTCTTCAGGGGTTTCATCCACAGATATAATATTTTCCTCTTTGACACCGGATACATATACATCCTCCTTAATGTATTCAGCAAGAGGTCCTACCTGTCCTACAGGCGTGAGATTAACTGTTGGAATCCTTTTCTTTGGGTATACTCCACACCTGGCAGTCCCCCCGCAGTCTATCACCACACAGCATATTTCGTTTTCTGGAACAGCACCCTTAAAACCATCTACTGCAGTGCCACCTGTCAGTTCTGCAATTTTCTTTGCAACAGGGTGTATCCCACCACCTGTAACAGATACAATCCTATCCTTGCCAACGGACGGCATTATAACAAGGGGGCCGCCCCATCCTCCATTCCCCTTTTCAATACGGACTGCTCTATACACAATTCTCCTCCTCTCTATATTTCAATCCCTTGCTGTCTCATCATCCTCAAAGTAAGTCTTTCTGTCACAACACCACGTATGAATATTACTATTATGCCTACTATAAAGTATCTTACGGCCAGGCCACCTATAGAAAGCCCCAGTTGCTGTATCCCCTGGGCGATTCCCATGTAGACAAAGAGCTCAGCAGGATTGGCATGGGGAAACAGACCGGTTATAGGGTGACAGAAAGAAACTGCAGCATCATAGAATGCAGGCTTGTACTTTTCAGGTAGGAACCTTCCAAAGGTATAAGCCATGGGGTTGGTTAAAAAGAACATGGCCATAATAGGCATTACTGTATACCTCAATATGGTATATCTGCCGGCAGCCTCTCCCCACCTGTTAACCCTTTCCTCACCAACAAACTTGACCAGGGCATTGACAGCAGTCATCAGGGTTACCAGGGTCGGAACTATCCCACTTAAAAATCCAACAAATGTCTTTCCACCTTCCTGAAATACACCAATAAAACCCTGTGCAAAATTTGCCAACACATCCATTAAAAACCCTCCCTTATAATAAAATTAGCCGGGGTAAAATTATCCCGGCCCGTGGCCCTACACTGTATTCTGTCTTTTCCTTGCAGTCTTTTCTTTTTTCTCGATAGTAATTATGAAGTCATCATTCTTCCCCTCTACCACCACCTTTTTATAATCGAAAAGCTGATATATTTTACTCCCTGGAGTCAACCTGGGTAATTTCTCCATAAGCACATTCTCCTTTATTGAGAGATAAACTGGATAGCGCTTTTTCAAAGGCCCTGCCAACAGCCCCCTTTAATCCGTCTTTACACTCCTCATCAAAAATATTTTTGCCAATCAAGGATTCAAACTTTTTGAACCTGGCCATTACTGTAATTCCATTTAATAACCTGCAATCAGAAATATTAAATTTCTCGTCTATCGACATTACCAGTATTGCTCCCTTTGAGAGATAGCCCCTCTGGGCTCCGATAAGGAGTCTACCTTGTTTAGCCAGTTCCATACTTGTCCTCTGATAGTCTTTAATCTGAAAATACGTTAGAATAGACTGTATAAGCCATACAACTCCTATGACCAAAAGCAATTTAATCCACATCAGGATACCCCCTTTATTAATTCCCCGGCTGTCAAATTATCTGTAACAATAATATCTATATATCCACCCTTCAATGCCCCTAAAATTGACAGTACCTTTTCCTTTCCACCTGCCACGCCCACCACTGTATTAATATCCTTCAGTATATGAAGTGGTATCCCAATAACCCTGTCATTTATATCCACATCGCACGGATTCCCATCTCTATCAAAGAACCTTGAGCAGAGGTCCCCTATTGCTCCTGCTTCCTTTAAAAGTTTTATTTCACTCTCGCCAAAATACCCACTGGCAAGCATTGTCGAAGATTCTATAGGCGCACCAATTCCCACAACAGCTATATCCGCATTAGCTGCTGTGTCCAGCACTCTTTTAACGTTAGTATCTGACAGAATACTTTTCTTGACATCCATCCTATCCACGAAAGCCGGCGCATGGAGGAGCTGCCATTTGCCCCCAAATGCTTTTGCAAACTCTGTTGTAATATTATTGCTATGCACATCATAGTTCACCTGACCTATCCCTCCAACCATAGGCACAAAAAGTGCATCAGGCGTATATTTCTGCTTTATAAATGGTGGAATTGATGCAAGCGTTGTCCCCCATGACAGGCCAACGATATCTTTATTCTTTATTATCCGCATCAGGAGTGCTGCTGCTGCTTTGCCCAGCTCTCTTTTCAATATGCCCTGTTCTTCATTTTGATATTCTATAACAATTGCCTCTTTTAAACCAAAGCGTTTTTCAAGCGCTTCTTCCAGATTAGAATAGCCATAACTGCTATTTATCTTAATCTCAACGATCCCCTCTTCTCTTGCTTTTTTTAGCAACCTGGAAACCGCTGGCCTTGATATATTTAACTTCTTAGAAATCTCATCCTGCGTAAGATTATCGCCATAATAAAGTGTAGATATTTTAATAAGTAGTCTGAGGTTGTCCTCCAAAAACAACCATCCCCTTTTGAACATTTGTTCAGTATGATTTCATTTGTTAAGTAAATTATAGTATGATATAATTTATTTGTCAACATAGAGTTTTAAAAAAATTTTTATAATATGTTAATTATTTAACGTGGTCTTTTTTGTGGAAAAATATCTTTAAGACCATTATAAAACCTTTTGAAAAAGTAATTGGCATGATTATTGCTAAGAAAAGAGAGGGGATGATTATGGAACAAAAACTTTTAGAACTCATTAAAAATGAAGACAAGAAAAACCCTATGACCGATGAAGAACTGTCAGCAAAGTTAAAAATGAGGAGGGACGAGGTAACAGAGTTAAGATTAAAATTAAACATTCCAGACTCAAGAGAAAGAAGAAAGCCATATATCCTTACTGAAATGAGAAAGATTATAAATCAAAACCCTTCAGTATCCGACAGGGAATTAACAAGGATTCTAAATGTAGAAGGTTACAACGTTTCCCGTACAGCAGTGACAAAACTGCGGTCATTAATAGATTCAGAGGAAACGGTTAAACCCGAAAAAACAGCATCTCCAAATTTAGATCCTTTTTCATCAATAATCGGATATGATGGCAGTTTGAAAATGCAGGTGCAGCAGGCAAGGGCTGCTGTTATGTACCCGCCGCACGGGCTTCATACATTGATAGTAGGGCCAACAGGTGTAGGTAAAAGCCATCTGGCCGAAGCTATGTACAGATTTGCCTTAGAATCAGGCAAGTTTCAAAAAAATGCGCCCTTTATAGTATTCAATTGTGCCGACTATGCAGACAATCCACAGCTGTTACTATCACAGCTCTTTGGACATGTGAAGGGTGCTTTTACTGGTGCAGACACAAACAAGGATGGGCTTATAGAACGAGCTAACGGCGGCATATTATTTCTCGATGAGGTGCACAGGCTTCCACCCGAAGGTCAGGAAATATTGTTTTCTATATTGGATTACGGCAGATATCGCCGATTAGGTGAGGTTGATAATTTAAGGAGTGTTGACGTGCTTATAATAGCAGCCACGACGCAGGATATAGAGTCTTCCCTTCTTCTTACATTCAGAAGAAGGATACCAATGGTAATAGAGATGCCCCCACTGGATGTAAGGCCAATATCAGAGAGACTGCAGATTATAAAAAGTTTCCTGGCCAAGGAGGCCACAAGGATTGGTAAAACCCTCAAACTCAAACCGGAACCTTTAACAGCCATGCTCCTTTATGACTGTCCCGGTAACATAGGACAGCTTAGGAGCGATATACAGGTTGCCTGCGCCAAGGCCTTCATAGCGAACCTGAACTCAAAACACGGTGATATAACCATAGGGCTTGAGGACCTTCCGGCACATGTGAGAAAGGGTATGCTCAAAAAGCGCATTAAGGAAGATCAGATAGGCATCCTAAACCACGAACTGAAGTTTACGCCAAAAGACGAGGTGATAGACAAACTTCCTAAGGAAGAGGAGTATACACTCCCCGATGACATATACCTTTATATTGAGGACAGATATGCCGAATTGAGCAACAAAGGCTTGGAACAAAACGATATTAACGAGATAATATCGGGCGAGCTTCAGGTAAGATTTCAAAACTTTTCTAACAGCTTTTCCAGAGGGTATGCAATAAACAAACAGGACCTCGCCCAAATGGTTGGCGAAAAAATGGTCCATACAGTGGAAGAGATGTTAAAGGTAGCTGACGCTATGGGATACAAATACAAGGAGGGGCTTATCTATTGTCTTGCAATACACCTTGCGGCAACTGTATCCCGGATAAAAGCTGGCAAGACCATAGTAAACCCTCAGATGGAAAAGATAAAAAAAGAGTTTGAAAAGGAACTGGCAATATCAGAGGAAATGAGCAAGATAATTGAAAAAGAATATGAAATTCATGTGCCTCTTGAAGAGATTGGATATATAGCCCTTTACCTGAAGATGATGTCAAAGAATGACAGCTATGAAGAGCCATCCATAGCAGTAATAATTGTCACACACGGGCATGTAGCCAAAGCCATGGCCGACGTTGCTAACGGACTCATGGGTGTAAACCATGCTGTAGGCATAGACATGCCTCTCGACAGATCTCCTGAAGAAGCCTTGGAAGAAACATTAGCCGCAGTAAAACGCATGGATGAGGGCAAGGGAGCTTTGCTTCTTGTGGACATGGGTTCTCTCGTAACCTTTGGCGAGATAATTATGCAGAGGGCAGGAATCCCTACCCGGACTATAGACCGTGTTGATACTGTGATGGCTATAGAAGCTGTCCGTAAGTCTCTCCTTCCTGATATTACACTGGAAGACCTGGCCGAGTCATTGTCAGAGCCAAAACACAGCACAAGGTACGCAAAATCCGACCCCTTTATTGTAAAGGATAAAGCCATTGTAACCCTGTGTCTTACAGGTGAGGGCAGCGCCCAAACCATAGAGAGGTTTATATGCAGCTCTATCCCGGATATAAGGGATCATTATGAGGTTATACCCCTCGGTTTAACAAAGGAAGGTAATATCGGCAAAATAATAGGAGACCTTCAAAGGCAGTATGAAATTAAAGCTATTATAGGAACTATTTCTCCTGGGGAGGATTACAATATTCCTTTTATATCATTGGAAGAAATAATCAATGGGAATGGCATAAAATACTTGAAGAAAATATTAGGCATAAAGTCCCAAGATAATCCACTATCTGATTTAATAAAAAAAGAACTGATTACTATCGCCAATGAAGAAACAACAAAAGCATCAATAGTAGATGAAATGGTGGATATGCTGAAAAAACACGGATACGTAAACAATGACTTCTTACTTGATGTTTACAAACGGGAACTGATGGGCGCTACCTGCATGGAGGAGGGATGTGCCATACCTCACGGCTTACCTCAGAATGTAATTAAACCATGTATTTCCGTATGCGTCTTGAAAAAACCTGTAAAGTGGCTGGAAGGCAATGAGGTCAAAGTGGTTTTCCTTCTAGCGCTGAAAGAGGATAATCAAGAAGCTTTTGCAGCTTTATATAAAAAAATAAGATCCAAGGGTTTTATTGATAGAATATTCACGGCTGATAATGTAGAAACTATAAGGGAGGTAATCATTGATGATTAAAGACTTCATTAGAGAGGACCTTATACTAAATCCACTGGTTGCGAATAGCTCCGATGAGGCATTGAAGATAATCTCTGATTTGCTATACAGTAAAAAATATGTAAAAGATAGTTTTTATACGGCCTTGATTGAAAGAGAAAAACATTTCCCTACTGGCCTTTTGATCGACGGCATTAATGTGGCAATCCCTCATACAGATTGCGTCCATGTAATAAATCCATGCATAGGTGTAGGTGTATTGCAAAAACCTATTAATTTCAAAAACATGGGCAATCCAACTGAGGATGTGGCAGTGGATATAATCTTTGTCCTTGCACTCAACGAGCCCCATGGGCAAATAGAACTGCTGCGGCAGTTGATGACTCTATTTCAAGACAGGGAACTTCTTGAATCAATAAAGTCCGCAAAAAACTCCACAGAGACATATAACGTCATTACCTCATTTGAATCTGTCATTTGACTGTGTTGCACAAAATATGTAATCTGTGGCATGAAACTTGCTTGTAATTCTTGCAGGAGGTGAGTAAATGAATACAAAAAGAATAATTGTAGCATGCGGTACAGGCATAGCTACATCAACCGTTGTTGCCACCAAGATTGAGGAGGCAGCAAAGGCAAACGGTATCAGTGTCGATATAAGACAGTGCAAGGTAACTGAACTGGACAGCATGGCCGGTGATGCAGACCTTATAGTCACCACAACAATTACACAAAAGAAGTACCCGGTACCTGTTATAAATGGCCTGGCCTTCATAACCGGCATAGGTGCAGATAAGGTACTTGACGAGATAATACAAAAATTAAAAGGTTAAGGGGGATAGAACATGAGTGTAATCAATTTTATTCTAAGCCTCGGGGCAAGCGTTATGCTCCCAATAATAATCTTTATATTAGGGCTTGTATTTGGTCAAAAACCAGGAAAGGCATTTAGATCTGCCCTGACTATAGGTATTGGTTTCATCGGCATCAACCTTGTTATAGGACTTTTAACAGGTAACTTAGGCCCTGCAGCTCAGGAAATGGTCCAGCGTATGGGCATAAAGCTTGATGTCATTGACGTTGGTTGGCCCGCTGCTTCTGCAATAGCCTTTGCTTCTCGTATAGGTGCCCTTATAATTCCTATAGGTCTACTTGTAAACATTATTATGCTTGTCACTAAAACCACCAAAACTGTGGACGTAGACTTTTGGAACTACTGGCATTTCGCTTTCACAGGCGCCTTAATTGTAGCTGCCACCGGCAACATGACCCTGGGTATAATCGGAGCCATTATAAATGTTATCATTGTCTTAAAAATAGCAGACTGGACAGCTCCACTTATCCAGGACTTCTATCAGCTTCCGGGTATTTCACTGCCTCATGGTTTTTCAGCGGCCTATGTACCCATCGCCATCCCATTAAATAAATTGATAGATCATATACCAGGCCTAAACAAGCTGGATGCCAGCACAGAAAATATAGAAAAGCGCTTTGGTATATTCGGCGAACCCATGGTCATAGGGCTCATTCTTGGTATCATAATAGGTTTTGCCGCAGGCTACAGCATTCAGCAGGTGTTGCAGCTTGGTATGTCTATGGCAGGAGTTATGTTCCTGATGCCAAGAATGGTAAAAATCCTGATGGAGGGCCTCATACCTCTTTCAGAGTCTGCAAGGGAATTCATGCAGAAAAGATTTGCTGGCAGAGAATTCTACATTGGATTGGACTCTGCAGTATCTATAGGTCACCCTGCAGCCATATCCACTGCCCTAATCCTTGTACCTGTTACAATACTCCTGGCCTTAATAATACCGGGCAACAGGGTATTGCCTTTTGGCGACTTAGCTACTATACCATTCATGGTAGCAATGATCGCACCGGTAACCAAGGGAAATGTTGTAAGATCAGTTTTAATCGGCAGTGTGGTCATTGGTGTAGGCCTTTTAATAGCAACCAATGTCGCCCCTCTTCACACAACTGCAGCTATAGATGCGGCCTTTAAGTTCCCAGCAGGTGCGACCACGATTTCCAGCATTTGTGACGGTGCCAATCCGCTTACGTGGATAATCCTTCAGGTTATGAAGATATTTGGTTAAATAAATGAATAAAGGGCGGTACAAACCGCCCTTTATTCATTTATGAAATACATTTTAATTGACCTCCCGACTTTGATTATTTGAACAAATTTCACCTTTATATCTCATTAGCTTCATACCATTTAGTGCCACTATTATCACACTCATCTCATAGAAGAACATCCCCAGAATCATTAATACCTCTCCCATGATTACTTCAACAAGCAGAGCCATGACATTCGTGTCAAGTATTTGTCAAAATTGATATTGTCTTTTATTAAGCCTCTATCGTATCTATTAAAGATTTTAAAAACTTTACCTAAAAATATCCATAATTATCTAAATAATGTTATAAACGACTTAAATAAAGTTCTAACATCGTATTGGTATTGCTTTATAGGTTCAACTTGTTTATCTATCCCAAAAAGTTTATATACTGCAATTCTTGCAGATCTGACTGAATATTCTTCTGTAAATACTACATCTTCAGGTATCTCGCAGAACTGACCAATAAATGCTAAGTTTGTCGAACCTTCCGGTACAACTTGAGGCCTATCCCCTATCGACCTCGGCATAAATTGTGCTGTAATAAATGGCATCATACAGGGAATACAATTTGCAGATTTTATTATATCATCCATATCCTTCTCAAACTTGAGATGATGTAAAAGTTCAATTAATATCTCTTCTCCTGTACATTCAGACATCTTCTTTTTGACATAGTCACCTATATTATCACAATGTAACCCATAACCCCAAAATACTTTAATATTATCAGGTTGGTTTCTAAAATGTGGTTGATGTGCTAAAACAATTGACATCAACCAGCTTGAATCTTTAAATGTTACAAGTGCTCCTGTACCTGCCTTATTGCGCGAGAATTTTTCCATTAAATCAAAGAATTTTGAATCATGGCATGTTACCGTAA encodes:
- a CDS encoding PTS sugar transporter subunit IIA, with product MIKDFIREDLILNPLVANSSDEALKIISDLLYSKKYVKDSFYTALIEREKHFPTGLLIDGINVAIPHTDCVHVINPCIGVGVLQKPINFKNMGNPTEDVAVDIIFVLALNEPHGQIELLRQLMTLFQDRELLESIKSAKNSTETYNVITSFESVI
- a CDS encoding sigma 54-interacting transcriptional regulator yields the protein MEQKLLELIKNEDKKNPMTDEELSAKLKMRRDEVTELRLKLNIPDSRERRKPYILTEMRKIINQNPSVSDRELTRILNVEGYNVSRTAVTKLRSLIDSEETVKPEKTASPNLDPFSSIIGYDGSLKMQVQQARAAVMYPPHGLHTLIVGPTGVGKSHLAEAMYRFALESGKFQKNAPFIVFNCADYADNPQLLLSQLFGHVKGAFTGADTNKDGLIERANGGILFLDEVHRLPPEGQEILFSILDYGRYRRLGEVDNLRSVDVLIIAATTQDIESSLLLTFRRRIPMVIEMPPLDVRPISERLQIIKSFLAKEATRIGKTLKLKPEPLTAMLLYDCPGNIGQLRSDIQVACAKAFIANLNSKHGDITIGLEDLPAHVRKGMLKKRIKEDQIGILNHELKFTPKDEVIDKLPKEEEYTLPDDIYLYIEDRYAELSNKGLEQNDINEIISGELQVRFQNFSNSFSRGYAINKQDLAQMVGEKMVHTVEEMLKVADAMGYKYKEGLIYCLAIHLAATVSRIKAGKTIVNPQMEKIKKEFEKELAISEEMSKIIEKEYEIHVPLEEIGYIALYLKMMSKNDSYEEPSIAVIIVTHGHVAKAMADVANGLMGVNHAVGIDMPLDRSPEEALEETLAAVKRMDEGKGALLLVDMGSLVTFGEIIMQRAGIPTRTIDRVDTVMAIEAVRKSLLPDITLEDLAESLSEPKHSTRYAKSDPFIVKDKAIVTLCLTGEGSAQTIERFICSSIPDIRDHYEVIPLGLTKEGNIGKIIGDLQRQYEIKAIIGTISPGEDYNIPFISLEEIINGNGIKYLKKILGIKSQDNPLSDLIKKELITIANEETTKASIVDEMVDMLKKHGYVNNDFLLDVYKRELMGATCMEEGCAIPHGLPQNVIKPCISVCVLKKPVKWLEGNEVKVVFLLALKEDNQEAFAALYKKIRSKGFIDRIFTADNVETIREVIIDD
- a CDS encoding sugar-binding transcriptional regulator, translating into MEDNLRLLIKISTLYYGDNLTQDEISKKLNISRPAVSRLLKKAREEGIVEIKINSSYGYSNLEEALEKRFGLKEAIVIEYQNEEQGILKRELGKAAAALLMRIIKNKDIVGLSWGTTLASIPPFIKQKYTPDALFVPMVGGIGQVNYDVHSNNITTEFAKAFGGKWQLLHAPAFVDRMDVKKSILSDTNVKRVLDTAANADIAVVGIGAPIESSTMLASGYFGESEIKLLKEAGAIGDLCSRFFDRDGNPCDVDINDRVIGIPLHILKDINTVVGVAGGKEKVLSILGALKGGYIDIIVTDNLTAGELIKGVS
- a CDS encoding PTS sugar transporter subunit IIB; its protein translation is MNTKRIIVACGTGIATSTVVATKIEEAAKANGISVDIRQCKVTELDSMAGDADLIVTTTITQKKYPVPVINGLAFITGIGADKVLDEIIQKLKG
- a CDS encoding PTS galactitol transporter subunit IIC; translation: MSVINFILSLGASVMLPIIIFILGLVFGQKPGKAFRSALTIGIGFIGINLVIGLLTGNLGPAAQEMVQRMGIKLDVIDVGWPAASAIAFASRIGALIIPIGLLVNIIMLVTKTTKTVDVDFWNYWHFAFTGALIVAATGNMTLGIIGAIINVIIVLKIADWTAPLIQDFYQLPGISLPHGFSAAYVPIAIPLNKLIDHIPGLNKLDASTENIEKRFGIFGEPMVIGLILGIIIGFAAGYSIQQVLQLGMSMAGVMFLMPRMVKILMEGLIPLSESAREFMQKRFAGREFYIGLDSAVSIGHPAAISTALILVPVTILLALIIPGNRVLPFGDLATIPFMVAMIAPVTKGNVVRSVLIGSVVIGVGLLIATNVAPLHTTAAIDAAFKFPAGATTISSICDGANPLTWIILQVMKIFG
- the srlA gene encoding PTS glucitol/sorbitol transporter subunit IIC, whose translation is MDVLANFAQGFIGVFQEGGKTFVGFLSGIVPTLVTLMTAVNALVKFVGEERVNRWGEAAGRYTILRYTVMPIMAMFFLTNPMAYTFGRFLPEKYKPAFYDAAVSFCHPITGLFPHANPAELFVYMGIAQGIQQLGLSIGGLAVRYFIVGIIVIFIRGVVTERLTLRMMRQQGIEI
- the srlE gene encoding PTS glucitol/sorbitol transporter subunit IIB produces the protein MYRAVRIEKGNGGWGGPLVIMPSVGKDRIVSVTGGGIHPVAKKIAELTGGTAVDGFKGAVPENEICCVVIDCGGTARCGVYPKKRIPTVNLTPVGQVGPLAEYIKEDVYVSGVKEENIISVDETPEEVAGEGKSEKSVFEAATSQARPANQVPQGNIIEKFGRTMGGFVGTLYQAGRQTIDQLIRNIIPFMAFVATIIGIITATGVGNALANLIAPLAGTLVGLLVISVICAFPLLSPLLGPGAVIAQVIGVLVGVEIGRGHIPPQFALPALFAIDPQVGCDFVPVGLSLGEAKPETTSIGVSAVLISRQFTGPIAVLIAYAFSFGLF
- a CDS encoding transcriptional regulator GutM — its product is MWIKLLLVIGVVWLIQSILTYFQIKDYQRTSMELAKQGRLLIGAQRGYLSKGAILVMSIDEKFNISDCRLLNGITVMARFKKFESLIGKNIFDEECKDGLKGAVGRAFEKALSSLSLNKGECAYGEITQVDSRE